One part of the Eucalyptus grandis isolate ANBG69807.140 chromosome 10, ASM1654582v1, whole genome shotgun sequence genome encodes these proteins:
- the LOC104423148 gene encoding pentatricopeptide repeat-containing protein At1g15510, chloroplastic produces MALPAKTSPIPPRRDRPNPSSHQTHHPRTVRFPPDPASRQLGLRKSREVSVLSASSLNTQNPNSHLCELCLRGDLQQALGCLNSMQRSELGVEEDSFIAFSRLCEHKRARDEGALVFSYVLKAYAQLSIRLGNALLSMFVRFGNLADAWYVFGRMSERDAFSWNVMVGGYAKNGFFDEALDLYHRMLWVGIKPDVYTFPCVLRTCGGVPDLARGREVHVHVIRHGFESDVDVLNALITMYMKCGDVVSARLVFDRMSRRDRISWNAMISGYIENGECYEGLRQFIRMLECGIDPDIMTMTSVVSACEILMDGKIGREIHGYVIRTALGADVSVANSLIQFYSSIGRGEEAEDVFSRMECKDVVSWTSMISCFEDNLLHEKAIETYKMMGEAGVAPDEITIATVLSACTSLGRLDVGTELHELANETGLISCSIVANTLIDMYSKCKSIDKALDIFHNIPEKNVISWTSIILGLRINNRCFEALIFFRQMKLRLEPNAITLISVLSACSRIGALMCGKEIHAHVLRNGLAFHGFLPNALLDMYVRCGRMGSAWNQFNLHERDVSSWNILLTGYAERGQGSLALDLYHKMNISGVCPDEITFISLLCACSRSGMVDEGLEYFQQMQYEYSITPNLKHYACVVDLLGRAGQLEDAYEFIQEMPVAPDAAIWGALLNACRIHRQVDLGELAARHIFEKDTKSVGYYILLCNLYADVGKWDEVAKVRKFMREKGLTMDPGCSWIEVKGKVHAFLSGDDYHPQKSEINAVIEGFYDKMKIDGFGGLDNSSIDKIEASRAEIFCGHSERIAVAFGLINTAPGMPIRVTKNLYMCQSCHDIVKFISKVVRRQISIRDTENFHHFKDGACSCGDEGYWGKQAT; encoded by the coding sequence ATGGCTCTCCCCGCTAAAACATCCCCAATTCCTCCGCGCAGAGACCGTCCCAATCCTTCCTCTCACCAGACCCATCATCCCAGAACCGTTCGCTTCCCGCCGGACCCCGCAAGTCGTCAGCTTGGCCTGAGGAAGTCCCGGGAGGTGTCGGTCCTCAGCGCCAGCTCGCTCAACACCCAGAACCCGAATTCCCACCTCTGCGAGCTCTGCCTCCGCGGGGACCTCCAGCAGGCCCTGGGATGCCTGAACTCGATGCAAAGATCGGAGCTTGGCGTCGAGGAAGACTCGTTCATCGCCTTCTCGAGGCTGTGCGAGCACAAGAGGGCCCGCGACGAAGGGGCGCTCGTGTTTTCCTACGTGTTGAAGGCGTACGCCCAGCTGAGCATCAGGCTCGGGAATGCTCTGCTGAGCATGTTCGTGAGGTTCGGCAACTTGGCCGACGCCTGGTACGTTTTCGGCAGGATGAGCGAGAGGGATGCGTTCTCGTGGAACGTCATGGTTGGCGGGTATGCTAAAAATGGTTTCTTTGACGAGGCTCTGGACTTGTACCATAGGATGTTGTGGGTCGGGATAAAGCCTGATGTCTATACGTTTCCTTGCGTTTTGAGGACTTGTGGTGGTGTGCCTGACTTGGCTAGGGGGAGGGAGGTTCACGTGCATGTTATTAGACACGGGTTCGAATCGGATGTGGATGTTCTTAATGCCTTGATTACCATGTACATGAAATGCGGTGATGTTGTGAGTGCGCGTTTAGTATTTGATAGAATGTCCAGAAGAGATCGAATTTCATGGAATGCAATGATATCTGGGTATATAGAGAATGGGGAATGTTATGAAGGATTGAGGCAGTTCATTAGGATGCTTGAATGTGGCATTGATCCTGATATCATGACCATGACTAGTGTGGTCTCTGCTTGTGAGATTCTTATGGATGGGAAGATAGGGAGGGAGATTCATGGTTATGTGATAAGAACAGCATTAGGTGCTGATGTTTCAGTTGCTAATTCATTGATTCAATTTTACTCAAGTATTGGGCGGGGGGAGGAAGCTGAGGATGTGTTCTCTAGAATGGAATGTAAAGATGTAGTCTCTTGGACATCGATGATTTCGTGTTTCGAGGATAATTTGCTTCATGAGAAAGCAATAGAGACTTACAAAATGATGGGAGAAGCTGGTGTGGCACCTGATGAGATTACTATAGCTACCGTTCTCTCTGCTTGTACTTCTTTAGGCCGTTTGGACGTGGGAACTGAGCTTCACGAACTTGCAAATGAAACGGGGCTCATCTCCTGCTCAATAGTTGCGAACACTCTCATTGACATGTACTCCAAGTGCAAAAGCATAGACAAGGCCCTGGACATTTTTCACAATATTCCAGAGAAAAATGTCATATCATGGACTTCTATCATCCTTGGGCTTCGGATCAACAACCGCTGCTTTGAGGCACTGATTTTCTTTCGGCAAATGAAACTCAGATTGGAGCCCAATGCCATTACTTTGATCTCTGTCCTATCTGCTTGTTCTCGAATAGGAGCTTTGATGTGTGGCAAGGAGATTCATGCACATGTATTAAGAAATGGACTGGCATTCCATGGTTTCTTGCCCAACGCATTACTGGATATGTATGTTAGGTGTGGACGGATGGGATCTGCatggaatcaatttaacttgcATGAAAGGGATGTTTCATCTTGGAATATTCTTTTGACGGGCTATGCAGAACGAGGACAAGGGTCACTGGCCTTGGATCTTTATCATAAAATGAACATATCTGGAGTATGCCCAGATGAAATTACATTCATTTCACTGTTATGTGCTTGTAGCAGATCTGGAATGGTTGATGAAGGGTTGGAATACTTTCAGCAAATGCAGTATGAATACTCTATTACTCCTAATTTGAAGCATTATGCATGTGTGGTTGATCTACTAGGTCGTGCTGGGCAATTAGAGGATGCATATGAGTTTATTCAGGAAATGCCAGTAGCTCCAGATGCAGCCATATGGGGTGCCTTGCTTAATGCGTGTAGAATTCATAGGCAGGTTGATCTAGGTGAGCTTGCAGCACGgcatatatttgaaaaagataCAAAGAGCGTGGGCTATTATATTCTGTTGTGTAATCTTTATGCTGACGTTGGCAAATGGGATGAAGTTGCGAAAGTCAGAAAATTTATGAGAGAGAAGGGACTGACTATGGATCCTGGGTGCAGTTGGATAGAGGTGAAAGGGAAAGTCCATGCTTTCCTCAGTGGCGATGATTATCACCCTCAGAAATCAGAAATTAATGCAGTTATAGAGGGATTCTATGATAAAATGAAGATAGATGGTTTTGGTGGATTAGACAATAGTTCTATTGATAAGATTGAAGCTTCAAGAGCAGAAATTTTCTGCGGACACAGTGAGAGAATAGCTGTTGCATTTGGGCTCATCAATACTGCTCCTGGGATGCCTATACGGGTGACAAAGAATCTATACATGTGCCAAAGCTGTCATGATATAGTGAAGTTTATTTCTAAGGTGGTTCGCAGGCAAATATCCATTAGGGATACAGAAAATTTTCACCATTTCAAGGATGGAGCTTGCTCTTGTGGTGATGAAGGTTACTGGGGAAAGCAAGCAACGTAG